The following coding sequences lie in one Changpingibacter yushuensis genomic window:
- a CDS encoding RecB family exonuclease — protein sequence MNQLDQVGGLLCHSGTPSFTFTDSGIELTDTAIGVIRRKKWSVSAMKAQHGCRARFGVEKLVPWRVVPHSPAHIGTVFHSVMENLAGLPGPARTPDKAAALITDMIRREIRAGVLTDDDMVAYTDRVRPLVTRMFEIENVAAIDTFACEKWVNLTISGVPFTGAVDRLDTTSTGGLKVVDYKTGKVPNLRFGDDHGDQLRVYAWAVPRVLKREVDEAFLYYPAAPTRADTVRQVDLSEDAVARVIDDIPATYAQHMKDMTDAFLPFETGPLCAWCPLSALCPAAHAAGIQPSERYDGALDPAQTGLLTPTPAIVTPEPAPNPDDELPRQALDRLRPTPAHTEREGKDTIMPIFDEAKPWEETRGVNANAYSTATAFGLIALAAEKLHEQGQGAVMEDVEALAGTFDWMIHAVASKVSQTDDPEAGIHTRLSGALRTSLLIHPIPTTFEVADWKAWQKTTAKTMLTVCGIAYDMCDAKTPKTNAIISYLS from the coding sequence ATGAACCAACTCGACCAAGTAGGTGGACTCCTCTGCCATTCAGGGACTCCTTCTTTCACGTTCACTGACTCAGGAATTGAACTGACCGACACGGCCATTGGTGTCATCCGCCGCAAGAAGTGGTCAGTGTCGGCTATGAAGGCTCAGCATGGGTGTCGGGCACGCTTCGGGGTGGAAAAGCTCGTGCCGTGGAGGGTGGTTCCCCATTCTCCGGCCCACATCGGCACGGTCTTCCATAGTGTCATGGAGAATCTGGCGGGATTGCCCGGCCCGGCACGCACACCGGATAAAGCCGCAGCGCTCATCACGGATATGATTCGGCGCGAAATCCGGGCCGGGGTTCTCACTGATGATGACATGGTGGCCTATACCGACCGGGTGCGACCTCTTGTCACACGTATGTTCGAGATTGAGAATGTCGCCGCGATTGACACGTTCGCCTGCGAGAAATGGGTGAACCTGACGATCAGTGGTGTTCCGTTCACCGGTGCAGTGGACCGGCTGGATACAACGTCCACCGGTGGGCTGAAAGTTGTGGATTACAAGACCGGCAAGGTTCCCAACCTTCGTTTCGGAGACGACCACGGAGACCAGTTACGTGTCTACGCATGGGCCGTCCCGCGTGTCCTCAAGCGCGAGGTCGATGAAGCATTCCTCTACTATCCGGCCGCCCCTACCCGGGCAGATACCGTGCGCCAGGTGGACTTGTCTGAGGATGCGGTTGCCCGTGTCATCGACGACATTCCGGCCACCTATGCCCAACACATGAAAGACATGACTGACGCCTTCCTGCCGTTTGAGACCGGGCCACTGTGTGCATGGTGTCCACTGTCGGCGCTGTGTCCTGCCGCCCATGCGGCAGGCATTCAGCCGAGCGAACGCTATGACGGCGCACTTGACCCAGCCCAGACCGGACTCCTCACACCAACGCCTGCCATTGTCACACCCGAGCCTGCCCCCAACCCGGACGATGAGTTGCCCCGACAGGCACTGGATCGCCTGCGTCCCACGCCCGCACACACAGAAAGGGAGGGAAAGGACACCATCATGCCGATTTTTGACGAAGCCAAACCGTGGGAAGAGACCCGTGGGGTCAACGCCAACGCCTATTCGACCGCCACCGCATTCGGACTTATCGCACTCGCAGCCGAAAAACTCCACGAGCAGGGTCAGGGGGCGGTGATGGAAGATGTTGAAGCTCTCGCAGGGACGTTCGACTGGATGATTCATGCCGTGGCGAGCAAGGTCTCCCAGACAGACGACCCCGAGGCCGGTATTCACACGCGCCTGTCGGGTGCACTGCGCACGAGTCTTCTCATCCATCCCATCCCCACCACGTTCGAAGTGGCCGACTGGAAGGCGTGGCAAAAGACAACCGCTAAGACGATGCTCACGGTCTGCGGTATCGCCTACGACATGTGTGATGCGAAGACACCCAAGACCAACGCCATCATCTCCTACCTTTCCTGA
- a CDS encoding class I SAM-dependent methyltransferase, whose amino-acid sequence MNPPVLDPCCGSRMMWFDKSDDRAIFGDIRDEQVRIDDGRVLSVHPDMVMDFRHLPFEDESFYHVVFDPPHLTNLGARSTMAAKYGVLGRTWRDDLKAGFSECFRVVKPCGTLVFKWNEYAIPVRDVLALTPHRPLYGTRSGKQARTLWLVFIKDANE is encoded by the coding sequence ATGAATCCTCCAGTCCTCGACCCATGTTGCGGCAGCCGCATGATGTGGTTCGATAAGTCCGATGATCGGGCTATCTTCGGCGACATCCGCGACGAACAGGTACGCATTGATGACGGGCGAGTCTTGTCTGTCCATCCTGACATGGTCATGGATTTTCGCCATCTACCTTTCGAGGATGAGTCGTTCTATCACGTCGTGTTCGACCCGCCTCACCTCACCAATCTGGGAGCACGTTCCACGATGGCCGCAAAGTACGGTGTCCTAGGTCGAACCTGGCGCGATGATCTGAAAGCCGGTTTTTCTGAGTGTTTCCGTGTCGTGAAGCCGTGCGGGACTCTCGTCTTCAAATGGAACGAGTATGCGATCCCAGTGAGGGATGTTTTAGCATTGACACCCCACCGACCCCTGTATGGGACCCGATCGGGCAAGCAGGCCCGCACCTTGTGGCTCGTCTTCATCAAGGACGCGAACGAGTAA
- a CDS encoding DNA N-6-adenine-methyltransferase yields the protein MTNSWLAGENPQDGSRHRKDRWLTPSSLTDPLGHFDLDPAGAPGHTIADRTYLIDQGEDGLVLPWNNRVWLNPPYGKLLSPFMARMAEHNHGTALIFARTETAMFHAYVWPLASAALFLRGRVTFLDAEGKRASANAGAPSVLLAYGDEDAHILSASGIDGAFLRLH from the coding sequence ATGACGAACAGCTGGCTGGCGGGGGAGAATCCGCAGGACGGGTCACGGCATCGCAAGGACAGGTGGCTGACACCTTCTTCCCTGACCGACCCGCTCGGACACTTTGACTTGGACCCCGCAGGAGCACCCGGACACACGATCGCCGACCGAACCTATCTCATTGACCAAGGAGAGGATGGACTCGTGCTGCCGTGGAACAACCGAGTGTGGCTTAACCCTCCCTATGGCAAGCTTCTCAGCCCGTTCATGGCGCGGATGGCAGAACACAACCACGGCACGGCGCTCATCTTTGCCCGGACGGAGACAGCGATGTTTCATGCCTACGTCTGGCCATTGGCCAGTGCAGCGCTCTTCCTACGGGGGAGAGTGACGTTCTTGGATGCGGAAGGCAAGCGAGCCTCGGCGAACGCGGGAGCACCTTCCGTCCTCCTTGCCTACGGGGACGAGGACGCCCACATCCTCAGTGCGAGTGGTATCGACGGAGCCTTCCTTCGACTCCACTGA
- a CDS encoding NgoMIV family type II restriction endonuclease, with protein MTAWLSQERAAFHTRLVTDHTLSLDAKGVASNADRSQRSSRMIAACIAEELGASQVAVKHDGQHAGKLFEDAVAGFVTAVFPHLQAIRPGAWTVTNFGSSRSEYQLAKYSPYLHLDSLADAVKKDPTLSTVLGNSYSISPDVVVVRAPEPDSVINRDEFLVDDKAGTGASIRADYHPENIVHAVVSCKWTLRSDRAQNARSEALSLIRNRKGRTPHICVVTAEPSPSRLASLALGTGDIDAVYHFALPELQRGVEKLGNDEASSMLDTLVSGNRLKDIADLPLDLAI; from the coding sequence ATGACCGCCTGGCTCTCTCAAGAACGCGCGGCCTTCCACACACGTCTCGTCACCGATCACACGCTCTCGCTTGATGCTAAGGGTGTTGCGTCGAATGCGGATCGGTCTCAGCGTTCATCACGGATGATTGCGGCCTGTATCGCTGAGGAACTCGGTGCCAGTCAAGTTGCGGTCAAACACGATGGACAGCACGCCGGCAAATTGTTTGAGGATGCGGTTGCTGGTTTTGTTACAGCAGTCTTTCCCCACCTGCAAGCTATCCGGCCCGGCGCATGGACGGTGACAAACTTCGGGTCGTCGCGCTCGGAGTATCAGCTTGCCAAGTATTCCCCCTACCTCCATTTGGACAGTCTGGCTGACGCGGTCAAGAAGGATCCCACGCTCTCAACCGTCTTGGGTAACTCGTATTCGATCAGCCCCGATGTTGTTGTTGTGCGAGCCCCTGAGCCCGACAGTGTCATCAACCGTGACGAGTTCCTCGTCGACGACAAGGCTGGGACTGGTGCCAGCATCCGCGCGGACTATCATCCCGAGAACATCGTCCATGCCGTTGTCTCGTGCAAGTGGACCTTACGCTCCGACCGCGCACAAAATGCACGATCGGAAGCTCTCAGTCTCATCCGCAATCGGAAGGGCCGCACGCCGCACATCTGCGTTGTCACGGCTGAGCCCTCACCGTCTCGCCTAGCTTCGCTCGCTTTGGGGACGGGCGACATCGACGCTGTCTACCATTTCGCGTTGCCGGAGCTTCAACGTGGCGTGGAGAAGCTGGGCAACGATGAAGCCTCATCCATGCTCGACACTCTTGTTTCGGGTAATCGTCTCAAAGACATTGCTGACTTGCCGTTGGACTTGGCCATATAA
- a CDS encoding dTMP kinase has product MDSMKEKVAHALQDEADVVSLAAELVEVFKGSGQRRVRSRVHGLSADEAVSLLNEAFVWFLHRARTDRTYLDGISDVMSVLVIRAQQEGWRYVHERSSIVSGTSGQLWRQREIIKTRTALLERGAPFTRDDLIEQTNARLATQRKDFARQGMRVSPVDVAMLYGVRELDSERASNVDELSVAEIVHDTGGQGIFGEFMSWYVQACMDVGIKPSPEDRKVWAAAHSLSPAQCSEMARLADQKLERYAGQGMGRGLFIAVEGVRGAGLTTQVRQIHKLVHSWRRECVVVRLRSPRARISTPSSRVLSWALSVAEVSEVVRDGLDNGAVVIADRFTASVEAFGESEGFDLDDVRSISRFAGTNLVPDATILLDAPDVPGEQDTDGWARGTYRFLSEDPTWFCVDASRPVPEVTREVEAIVARVCGRDMSIPHTTRA; this is encoded by the coding sequence ATGGACAGCATGAAAGAAAAGGTCGCTCACGCACTCCAAGATGAGGCGGACGTGGTGAGTCTTGCCGCCGAACTGGTGGAGGTGTTCAAGGGGTCCGGGCAACGCCGGGTCAGGTCTCGGGTGCATGGCTTGAGCGCGGATGAAGCTGTCTCTTTGCTCAACGAAGCCTTCGTATGGTTCTTGCATCGAGCCCGCACCGATAGGACATATCTGGACGGAATCAGTGACGTCATGTCAGTTCTCGTCATCCGCGCCCAGCAAGAAGGGTGGAGGTATGTTCATGAGCGTTCCAGCATCGTCTCAGGAACATCGGGGCAATTGTGGCGGCAACGCGAAATCATCAAGACGAGGACAGCGCTACTGGAACGGGGTGCGCCGTTCACCCGCGATGATCTGATCGAACAGACGAATGCGCGTCTGGCAACCCAACGAAAAGACTTCGCCCGACAAGGGATGCGGGTCTCGCCCGTGGACGTGGCAATGCTCTACGGAGTGCGCGAACTCGACAGTGAGCGTGCCAGCAATGTCGATGAACTCAGCGTGGCTGAAATCGTTCACGACACAGGTGGGCAAGGGATCTTCGGCGAGTTCATGAGCTGGTATGTCCAAGCGTGCATGGATGTGGGGATCAAACCTTCCCCCGAAGACCGCAAGGTGTGGGCGGCAGCCCATTCACTCTCACCCGCCCAGTGTTCCGAAATGGCACGTCTGGCCGACCAAAAACTCGAACGTTACGCCGGACAAGGGATGGGCCGAGGACTATTCATCGCCGTGGAAGGGGTGCGCGGGGCAGGCTTGACCACTCAGGTGCGTCAGATTCACAAGCTTGTCCATTCGTGGAGGCGTGAATGTGTGGTGGTGCGTCTACGCTCCCCACGTGCCCGAATCTCCACACCATCATCCCGCGTCCTGTCATGGGCACTGTCTGTCGCTGAGGTCTCCGAGGTTGTCCGGGACGGACTGGATAATGGGGCCGTCGTCATCGCGGATCGGTTCACCGCGAGTGTGGAGGCGTTCGGGGAATCTGAAGGCTTTGATCTTGACGATGTTCGTTCCATCTCCCGCTTTGCGGGCACCAACCTTGTCCCGGATGCGACGATTCTTCTTGACGCGCCCGACGTACCCGGAGAACAGGATACTGATGGATGGGCCAGAGGGACCTACAGGTTTCTCAGCGAAGATCCGACATGGTTTTGTGTGGATGCCAGTCGCCCCGTCCCCGAGGTGACTCGAGAGGTGGAAGCGATCGTTGCCCGGGTGTGTGGCAGAGACATGAGCATCCCGCACACTACACGTGCATGA
- a CDS encoding DNA cytosine methyltransferase, which translates to MMTSVEICSGGGGQALGLEMAGFEHVALVENDHHACTTLRTNRPGWNVVEEDLHTWDPTPFVGVDLLAGGVPCPPFSKAGLQLGGDDERDLFPRAIEIVGVIRPRAVMLENVRGLLDIAFETYRRDVENQLRELGYSPQWRLLNASDFGVPQLRPRVVFVAMRNDQAPFVWPTASVEPAPTVGQTLGALMGANGWRGARKWAEQADSIAPTLVGGSKKHGGPDLGPTRAKRAWAALGVDGKTIAQEAPERDFVGMPRLTVEMAARIQGFPADWVFTGAKTNAYRQVGNAFPPPVACAVGTAINAALSVAASENRRCA; encoded by the coding sequence ATGATGACTTCGGTGGAGATTTGTTCTGGTGGTGGTGGACAAGCCTTGGGTCTTGAGATGGCGGGCTTTGAGCATGTGGCTCTTGTCGAGAATGACCATCATGCGTGCACGACTCTTCGGACGAACCGTCCCGGATGGAATGTTGTCGAGGAGGATTTGCATACGTGGGATCCGACGCCTTTCGTGGGTGTTGACCTTTTGGCTGGTGGAGTTCCGTGCCCGCCGTTTTCGAAGGCGGGTCTCCAGTTGGGCGGAGACGATGAGCGCGATTTGTTTCCTCGGGCCATCGAGATTGTCGGGGTTATTCGTCCGCGCGCGGTCATGTTGGAGAACGTTCGTGGATTGTTGGACATTGCTTTCGAGACGTACCGCAGGGATGTGGAGAATCAACTTCGCGAGCTCGGTTACTCCCCACAGTGGCGTTTGTTGAATGCGAGTGACTTCGGTGTCCCCCAGCTTCGTCCCCGTGTCGTCTTTGTGGCGATGCGCAATGACCAAGCACCGTTCGTGTGGCCCACTGCGTCGGTGGAACCTGCCCCGACTGTTGGACAGACTTTGGGTGCGCTCATGGGTGCCAACGGGTGGAGGGGTGCACGAAAGTGGGCTGAGCAAGCCGATTCGATCGCTCCTACTCTTGTTGGTGGTTCGAAGAAACATGGTGGGCCTGACCTTGGTCCAACGCGTGCCAAGCGTGCGTGGGCGGCACTGGGTGTTGATGGCAAGACAATCGCCCAGGAAGCACCCGAACGCGACTTTGTCGGGATGCCGCGTCTGACCGTTGAGATGGCAGCCCGCATTCAAGGATTCCCTGCCGATTGGGTCTTCACTGGAGCCAAAACAAACGCCTACCGGCAAGTGGGTAATGCTTTTCCTCCCCCTGTTGCCTGTGCGGTGGGAACGGCTATCAACGCGGCATTGTCGGTCGCGGCGAGCGAGAATCGTCGGTGCGCATGA
- the dcm gene encoding DNA (cytosine-5-)-methyltransferase — MPHSQDTFTFIDLFAGIGGIRRGFQDAGGTCVFTSEWNKYSVQTYVANFGQDAPIAGDITQVEAESIPDHDVLLAGFPCQPFSTAGVSTKNSLGRPTGFRDETQGTLFFEVARIIDAKRPMAFFLENVKNLVSHDHGRTFRIILRTLTEELGYHISYRVIDGGLFVPQHRERIYIVGFREETGFDVNSLVLPSERSVLASVLHPQDGSEGVEYPYTQGAQARVSDTYTLSDRLWAWLQNHAAKHRAAGNGFGFGLVGPEDVARTLSARYYKDGSEILVGQGGKNPRRLTPRECARLMGFEDSFVIPVSDTQAYRQFGNSVVVPAVRLIAQSMVPYLPRLDLVSRENVTW; from the coding sequence GTGCCGCATAGTCAGGACACATTCACCTTCATCGACTTGTTCGCTGGTATCGGCGGAATCCGGCGAGGATTCCAGGATGCTGGTGGAACATGCGTGTTCACCAGCGAATGGAACAAGTACTCCGTCCAGACGTATGTGGCCAACTTTGGCCAGGATGCTCCCATTGCCGGTGACATCACGCAGGTCGAAGCCGAGAGTATCCCCGACCACGACGTGTTGTTAGCAGGCTTCCCATGCCAACCCTTCTCCACCGCTGGTGTCTCCACAAAAAACTCACTGGGTAGGCCCACCGGGTTTCGGGATGAAACTCAAGGGACACTCTTCTTCGAGGTGGCACGCATCATCGACGCGAAACGACCCATGGCATTCTTTCTCGAGAACGTGAAGAATCTCGTCTCTCACGACCACGGACGCACTTTCAGAATCATCCTGCGCACCCTGACAGAAGAACTCGGCTACCACATCTCCTACCGGGTTATCGACGGCGGACTCTTCGTCCCCCAACACCGCGAGCGCATTTACATTGTGGGGTTCCGGGAGGAGACAGGTTTCGATGTGAACTCTCTTGTGTTGCCGTCTGAGCGTTCGGTGTTGGCGAGTGTTTTGCATCCGCAGGATGGTTCTGAGGGTGTCGAGTATCCGTATACGCAGGGTGCGCAGGCGAGGGTGAGTGACACGTACACCCTGTCGGATCGGTTGTGGGCGTGGTTGCAGAATCATGCTGCTAAGCACAGGGCTGCCGGTAATGGGTTTGGGTTTGGGTTGGTTGGTCCGGAGGATGTGGCTCGTACGTTGTCGGCTCGCTATTACAAGGATGGGTCGGAGATTCTTGTGGGGCAGGGTGGGAAGAATCCTCGTCGGCTCACTCCGCGTGAATGTGCTCGGCTCATGGGTTTTGAGGACTCGTTTGTCATTCCGGTGTCGGATACGCAGGCGTACCGTCAGTTTGGTAACAGTGTGGTTGTTCCTGCTGTGCGGTTGATTGCTCAAAGTATGGTTCCCTATCTGCCACGCCTGGACCTCGTGTCTCGGGAAAATGTGACCTGGTGA
- a CDS encoding Abi family protein, whose protein sequence is MLIGVSSLQNPPPYLDIDGRISYLVNRGNLASKSACSQRVRDYLEHNNFHFFLGYLRNYVAYGGRGGLDAVVDICELDAKVSLELFSGIQRAERGIRSCFVEAYCAAGLDPCTYYLQDESYRITKDGEHSLARSIRSQILRASEPYIKKKVQESCYEQGIPHDDLDTRTPEEQVTALSTLPIWSTIDWWTFGTLSRCVPALRVPGSTSLDQQTLLIGPVAERLNVGAEGLARQLESVSVLRNLVAHHSRLWARPAPVTPKFPSVYRREKNRTTWPQSGYVPVLTLASFLHGIEGNHSFRDSIRDLVDSNPEYSIGMRRSGAMTQTILS, encoded by the coding sequence ATGCTCATAGGCGTGTCCTCACTACAGAATCCACCTCCCTATCTCGATATTGATGGACGGATTAGCTATCTCGTCAACCGAGGGAACCTTGCTTCCAAAAGTGCGTGTAGTCAGCGAGTGAGAGACTACCTTGAGCACAACAATTTTCACTTCTTCCTCGGGTATCTTCGCAATTACGTCGCCTACGGGGGACGTGGTGGCCTTGATGCCGTTGTCGACATATGCGAGTTGGACGCCAAAGTGTCGCTTGAGCTCTTCTCTGGGATACAACGGGCCGAACGAGGAATCCGATCATGCTTTGTCGAAGCATATTGCGCTGCTGGGTTGGACCCGTGTACCTACTATCTGCAAGACGAGTCATATCGAATCACGAAAGACGGAGAGCACTCTCTTGCTCGATCCATCCGATCGCAGATTCTGCGCGCGAGCGAACCATACATAAAGAAAAAGGTGCAGGAATCCTGTTATGAACAAGGCATCCCTCACGACGATCTTGACACAAGGACACCAGAAGAACAGGTGACGGCACTATCCACACTTCCCATTTGGTCCACGATTGACTGGTGGACCTTCGGGACTCTCTCACGTTGTGTCCCCGCATTAAGAGTTCCAGGGAGCACGTCCCTCGATCAACAGACTCTTCTTATAGGTCCGGTGGCTGAACGTCTAAACGTCGGTGCCGAGGGACTTGCTCGACAGTTGGAGAGCGTTTCTGTCCTTCGAAACCTCGTCGCACACCACTCGCGCTTATGGGCGAGACCCGCTCCTGTCACGCCGAAGTTTCCCAGCGTTTACCGCCGAGAGAAGAATCGAACTACTTGGCCTCAATCAGGGTATGTGCCAGTGCTGACACTCGCGTCGTTCCTCCATGGCATAGAGGGCAACCACTCGTTTCGAGACTCCATTAGGGACCTCGTGGATTCCAACCCTGAGTACTCAATCGGGATGCGTAGATCTGGAGCGATGACTCAAACGATCCTGTCATAA
- a CDS encoding DUF4406 domain-containing protein: MNIYLAGPMSNLPDFNRPAFMAFEEKLAVAGYVVLNPARVRLPEDATWLDYMRYALRNLSHADGVAMLPGWEDSIGATIEHDLATRLGLDVRAPDEWLVHTHVRSRNT; encoded by the coding sequence ATGAACATCTATCTTGCCGGGCCCATGAGCAATCTTCCCGACTTCAATCGACCGGCATTTATGGCTTTCGAGGAGAAGCTGGCTGTGGCCGGATATGTCGTCCTCAACCCCGCCAGGGTCAGACTTCCCGAAGATGCCACATGGCTCGACTACATGCGCTATGCCTTGCGAAACCTCTCCCATGCCGACGGCGTGGCCATGCTTCCGGGTTGGGAAGACTCCATCGGAGCCACGATCGAACATGACCTCGCGACTCGTCTCGGACTGGATGTGCGTGCCCCCGACGAATGGTTGGTCCACACACATGTCCGATCTCGGAACACATGA
- a CDS encoding DNA cytosine methyltransferase — protein sequence MKGSGTDGATDPIGTFVSLYAGAGGLDIGFARAGFAPVWVNELNPVALATHEAALARLGPFSCTSFAGDLLTIPAVDLPQQGSADLVIGGPPCQGFSIAGKMDPNDHRSTHVFHFMDMVERVRPRAFVMENVKALHTNAKWSHVRESLMSRANGLGYSARRVLVNASDFGVPQNRERMFLLGVRRDIGEPRVPIPTTAGAPVTVREALSSLPHYTEPGNDSLCRARITVARHPVVRRSAYAGMLFNGAGRPLDLGAPSPTLPASMGGNRTPIIDQRWLDESATGSWVEDYHARLMKMGADGVDQMVPGFLRRLTVQEAAAIQTFPPDMHWCGPVSAQFRQIGNAVPPLLGFALAQAVRSSLGLA from the coding sequence ATGAAGGGAAGTGGTACAGACGGCGCCACGGATCCGATTGGAACCTTTGTCTCTCTGTACGCGGGGGCTGGCGGACTCGACATCGGATTTGCCCGTGCAGGTTTTGCCCCAGTGTGGGTCAACGAGCTCAATCCTGTCGCGCTGGCCACTCATGAAGCAGCATTGGCTCGTCTAGGGCCTTTCTCGTGCACATCTTTCGCGGGCGATCTCCTCACCATTCCCGCCGTCGACCTTCCCCAGCAAGGTTCGGCCGACCTTGTCATAGGTGGGCCACCCTGCCAGGGGTTCTCCATCGCCGGAAAGATGGATCCCAACGATCACCGCTCCACCCACGTCTTCCATTTCATGGACATGGTTGAGCGTGTCCGCCCGCGTGCCTTCGTCATGGAGAATGTTAAAGCACTCCACACTAACGCAAAGTGGAGTCACGTTCGCGAGAGCCTCATGTCTCGAGCGAATGGGCTCGGATACTCGGCCCGTCGTGTTCTTGTGAATGCGTCCGATTTCGGTGTTCCCCAGAATCGTGAACGGATGTTCTTGCTGGGGGTGCGAAGGGACATCGGTGAGCCTCGAGTGCCGATTCCAACGACGGCTGGTGCTCCTGTCACAGTTCGGGAGGCATTGTCGAGTCTTCCCCACTATACGGAACCGGGCAATGATTCCTTGTGTCGGGCACGAATCACGGTGGCCCGACATCCTGTTGTGCGCCGTTCGGCGTATGCCGGGATGTTGTTCAATGGAGCTGGACGTCCGTTGGACCTCGGTGCTCCGTCGCCGACGTTACCCGCATCCATGGGTGGGAATCGGACCCCCATCATTGACCAGCGCTGGCTTGATGAATCCGCGACCGGGTCGTGGGTGGAGGACTATCATGCTCGTCTCATGAAGATGGGTGCCGATGGTGTGGACCAGATGGTTCCGGGCTTTCTGCGTCGGCTGACCGTCCAGGAGGCGGCTGCGATACAAACCTTCCCACCCGACATGCACTGGTGTGGTCCGGTCTCGGCTCAGTTCCGCCAGATCGGTAATGCGGTTCCCCCGCTCCTTGGGTTCGCTCTCGCTCAGGCGGTGAGGTCCTCCCTAGGTCTTGCCTAG